A genomic window from Pyxidicoccus trucidator includes:
- a CDS encoding cytochrome P450, which yields MMTLPPLPPRVELPAVQQSLLWRARPYELLRSCRERLGDAFTLDLGSHGAYAMFSHPDALRAIFSADPAVLHAGEGNAVLRPLLGAHSLLLLEEKPHQRERRMLGPAFHSRRIEQYGALVREATLATLQDWRPGQSVVIQDVMQRVSLRVILTAVFGLEGGARAEELSERIQAFLNDSKFNLGNLGQLREDDAASGAWATFKRALERIDELLLEEVRHRRVVGDCERGDILGMLLAATYEDGAPLEDAVLRDELMTLVVTGYETTATAIAWALHWLHVTPAALERLREELRGLGAEPTPAALAGSHAPFLKAVCQETLRLHPIIPVVARRTQAPFQVQGHEVPAGVTVAACIYLAHHRPETFAESDTFRPERFLERAWSPFEYLPFGGGVRRCIGMALALYEMKVVLGLVLSRFELKPVDVQVRPQRRAVTLAPSGGLRMLVERLRS from the coding sequence ATGATGACTCTTCCTCCGCTGCCTCCGCGCGTGGAGCTTCCGGCGGTGCAGCAGTCCCTGCTGTGGCGCGCGCGTCCCTATGAGCTGTTGCGGAGCTGCCGGGAGCGACTGGGGGATGCCTTCACGTTGGACCTCGGGAGCCATGGTGCGTACGCCATGTTCTCCCACCCGGACGCGCTCCGGGCCATCTTCAGCGCGGACCCGGCGGTGCTCCACGCGGGCGAGGGCAACGCGGTGCTGCGCCCGCTGCTGGGCGCGCACTCGCTGCTGCTGCTGGAGGAGAAGCCGCACCAGCGCGAGCGGCGCATGCTGGGGCCGGCCTTCCACTCGCGGCGCATCGAGCAGTATGGCGCGCTCGTGCGCGAGGCCACCCTGGCAACGCTCCAGGACTGGCGCCCCGGGCAATCCGTCGTCATCCAGGACGTCATGCAGCGCGTGTCGCTGCGGGTCATCCTGACGGCGGTGTTCGGCCTGGAGGGCGGCGCCCGGGCCGAGGAGCTCAGCGAGCGCATCCAGGCGTTCCTCAACGACTCCAAGTTCAACCTGGGCAACCTGGGCCAGCTCCGCGAGGACGACGCGGCGTCCGGCGCGTGGGCCACCTTCAAGCGGGCCCTGGAGCGCATCGACGAGCTGCTGCTGGAGGAGGTGCGGCACCGGCGCGTGGTAGGCGACTGCGAGCGCGGCGACATCCTCGGCATGCTGCTGGCCGCGACGTACGAGGACGGCGCGCCGTTGGAGGACGCCGTGCTGCGCGACGAGCTGATGACGCTGGTGGTGACGGGCTACGAGACGACGGCGACGGCCATCGCCTGGGCGCTCCACTGGCTCCACGTCACCCCGGCCGCGCTGGAGCGGCTGCGCGAGGAGCTGCGGGGCCTGGGGGCCGAGCCGACCCCGGCCGCGCTCGCCGGGAGCCACGCGCCCTTCCTGAAGGCTGTGTGCCAGGAGACATTGCGCCTGCACCCCATCATCCCCGTCGTGGCCCGCCGCACCCAGGCCCCCTTCCAGGTCCAGGGCCACGAGGTGCCCGCGGGCGTCACGGTGGCCGCGTGCATCTACCTCGCCCACCACCGCCCGGAGACCTTCGCTGAGTCAGACACCTTCCGCCCCGAGCGCTTCCTGGAGCGGGCCTGGTCCCCCTTCGAATACCTGCCCTTCGGGGGCGGTGTGCGCCGATGTATTGGAATGGCGCTCGCGCTCTATGAGATGAAGGTCGTGCTCGGGCTCGTCCTCTCACGCTTCGAATTGAAGCCTGTGGACGTACAGGTAAGACCTCAGCGCCGGGCCGTCACCCTCGCCCCGTCAGGGGGGCTGCGTATGCTCGTCGAACGACTGCGCTCCTGA
- a CDS encoding phosphopantetheine-binding protein codes for MLTGSNTDSILHAVVAATRAACKLPLPEVISPGHCFVTDLGFDSMSIARLALELEDRVQQPVLLDDWIASEPDPSALTVGSLCNYVAALG; via the coding sequence ATGCTGACCGGGAGCAACACCGATTCCATCCTCCATGCCGTGGTGGCCGCGACGCGCGCCGCGTGCAAGCTGCCACTGCCCGAGGTCATCAGCCCGGGGCACTGCTTCGTCACGGACCTGGGCTTCGACTCGATGAGCATCGCCCGCCTGGCGCTGGAGTTGGAGGACCGCGTCCAGCAGCCGGTGCTGCTGGACGACTGGATTGCCAGCGAACCGGACCCGTCCGCGCTCACCGTGGGCTCGCTCTGCAACTACGTCGCCGCCCTGGGGTAG
- a CDS encoding enoyl-CoA hydratase/isomerase family protein, which yields MSTKLFRTQWVGDVLVLTLDTPGGDFNIFSHEAAVQLLELLEGVDRERVRALVFRSAKPGSFINGVGLMMAGTAQAPEDIPRMTETVTRAYRAVREFPAPTIAAIRGNCYGCGVEFTLHCDYRVAAHTYETHFYMTEIAEYLFVPAFGSTQDLPRLLGLESATDALLWGERWSAPEALRRGLVDACFDDADFDASVSRFVRVLLECGAPKRSGRARPGRAPASPDFDANTRARIASLPTSYQPVYTECFDLMVQAARRLRTDAADYQREVEACGRAVVSPIAKAALSIFFVRRLALHHSLREHELPALTHLVIDTEDARLAALAEDLRTRRVRGLSVDVAPCTPPPDAPALHVVRYAPEQGPLPEGTVSLAVDLVTGPLQQPSDLVLYAPLLEAGLPVVELRAGQGRSVEEARTLFALLHRAGFHPVMSQAMGAPVLQTLLGAYLGPLVAHVLEGGEARDALATVRTIGFVRSPSELIRALPRAALAMALAPHLPGPVPLQRVQEALEALATAEARGAQGSAPLADAVLISLLGFASRALAERTLGHPTVVDVLARELIDFPLGFGSLCRYLTRERAARLLTSDAVRALLPREPMEALDVFIARGRDFYPQARPTSRPAAAPSVTMEQRAPASAPRSDVESDTAPRALHV from the coding sequence ATGTCCACGAAGCTCTTCAGGACGCAGTGGGTGGGCGATGTGCTGGTGCTGACGCTGGACACGCCGGGGGGTGACTTCAACATCTTCAGCCACGAGGCGGCGGTGCAGCTTCTGGAGCTGCTGGAGGGCGTGGACCGCGAGCGCGTGCGGGCCCTGGTCTTCCGCAGCGCCAAGCCGGGCAGCTTCATCAACGGCGTGGGGTTGATGATGGCGGGCACCGCGCAGGCGCCCGAGGACATCCCGAGGATGACGGAGACGGTGACGCGGGCCTACCGCGCGGTGCGCGAGTTCCCCGCGCCCACCATCGCCGCCATCCGCGGCAACTGCTACGGCTGTGGGGTGGAGTTCACGCTGCACTGCGACTACCGGGTCGCCGCGCACACGTACGAGACGCACTTCTACATGACCGAAATCGCCGAGTACCTGTTCGTCCCGGCGTTCGGCAGCACGCAGGACCTGCCCCGCCTCCTCGGCCTGGAGAGCGCCACGGACGCGCTGCTGTGGGGCGAGCGCTGGTCCGCGCCGGAGGCGCTGCGCCGGGGGCTGGTGGATGCCTGCTTCGACGACGCGGACTTCGACGCCAGCGTGTCGCGCTTCGTGCGGGTGCTGCTGGAGTGCGGCGCGCCCAAGCGCTCGGGAAGGGCGCGGCCGGGCCGCGCGCCCGCGTCGCCCGACTTCGATGCGAACACCCGCGCCCGCATCGCCAGCCTGCCCACCAGCTACCAGCCCGTGTACACGGAGTGCTTCGACCTGATGGTGCAGGCCGCGCGGCGGCTCCGGACGGATGCGGCGGACTACCAGCGGGAGGTGGAGGCCTGCGGGCGCGCGGTGGTGAGTCCCATCGCCAAGGCCGCGCTCTCCATCTTCTTCGTGCGGCGGCTCGCGCTGCACCACAGCCTGCGCGAGCACGAGCTGCCAGCGCTCACGCACCTGGTCATCGACACCGAGGACGCGAGGCTGGCGGCGCTCGCGGAGGACCTGCGCACCCGGCGCGTGCGGGGCCTGTCGGTGGACGTGGCGCCGTGCACGCCGCCACCGGACGCTCCGGCGCTGCACGTCGTGCGCTACGCCCCGGAGCAGGGCCCGCTGCCGGAGGGCACGGTGTCCCTGGCGGTGGACCTGGTGACGGGCCCGCTCCAGCAGCCCTCGGACCTGGTGCTCTACGCGCCGCTGCTGGAGGCGGGGCTGCCGGTGGTGGAGCTGCGCGCCGGGCAGGGCCGCTCCGTCGAGGAAGCGCGCACCCTCTTCGCGCTGCTGCACCGCGCCGGCTTCCACCCGGTGATGTCGCAGGCGATGGGAGCGCCGGTGCTACAGACGCTGCTGGGCGCATACCTGGGGCCGCTGGTGGCGCATGTGCTCGAAGGCGGCGAGGCGCGTGACGCGCTGGCCACGGTGCGCACCATCGGCTTCGTGCGCTCTCCCTCGGAGCTCATCCGGGCCCTGCCTCGCGCCGCGCTGGCCATGGCGCTGGCCCCGCACCTGCCGGGGCCGGTTCCGCTCCAACGGGTGCAGGAGGCGCTGGAGGCGCTCGCCACGGCCGAGGCCCGGGGCGCGCAGGGCTCCGCGCCGCTCGCGGACGCGGTGCTCATCTCGCTGCTCGGCTTCGCCTCCCGCGCGCTCGCGGAGCGCACGCTGGGGCACCCCACCGTGGTGGACGTGCTGGCGCGGGAGCTCATCGACTTCCCGCTCGGCTTCGGCAGCCTCTGTCGCTACCTCACGCGCGAGCGGGCGGCCCGGCTGCTGACTTCCGACGCGGTGCGGGCCCTGCTGCCACGCGAGCCCATGGAGGCGCTGGACGTGTTCATCGCCAGGGGGCGCGACTTCTACCCGCAGGCACGGCCCACGAGTCGCCCGGCCGCCGCGCCTTCCGTGACCATGGAGCAGCGCGCTCCGGCTTCCGCGCCCCGCTCCGACGTAGAGAGCGACACCGCCCCAAGGGCCCTGCATGTCTGA
- a CDS encoding SDR family NAD(P)-dependent oxidoreductase — protein sequence MSEPRVAVVTGAAGGIGRAVVQRLLRAGLHVVATDHAEESLRELAEVAKDQPRLSCEVLDVGDVESVRRAAARVDTAHHRVDVLVTCAGVFQQISALKDDAAAIERVLRINLTGTLHTTTHFGTIMARTGGRIVHVSSIAGLTGAALAGPYAASKAGMVALTQSHARELAPHGISVNAVLPGYVDTPMAAPMRATLQQFVMPRVPLRRFAQPDEVAEVIEFLATCKTPYLTGAAIPIDGGLHVG from the coding sequence ATGTCTGAGCCCCGCGTCGCCGTCGTCACAGGGGCGGCGGGGGGCATCGGTCGCGCGGTGGTGCAGCGCCTGCTGCGGGCCGGACTGCACGTCGTCGCGACTGACCACGCCGAGGAGTCCCTGCGGGAGCTGGCGGAGGTCGCGAAGGACCAGCCGCGCCTGAGCTGCGAGGTGCTGGACGTGGGGGACGTGGAGTCCGTGCGCCGCGCCGCCGCCCGCGTGGACACGGCCCACCACCGTGTGGACGTGCTCGTCACCTGCGCGGGGGTGTTCCAGCAAATCTCCGCGCTGAAGGACGATGCGGCGGCAATCGAGCGCGTGCTGCGCATCAACCTCACGGGCACGCTCCACACCACCACGCACTTCGGCACCATCATGGCGCGCACCGGCGGGCGCATCGTCCACGTGAGCTCCATCGCCGGACTCACCGGCGCGGCCCTCGCGGGGCCGTACGCCGCGTCGAAGGCGGGGATGGTGGCCCTCACGCAGTCGCACGCGCGAGAGCTGGCGCCCCACGGCATCTCCGTCAACGCGGTGCTCCCGGGCTATGTCGACACACCCATGGCCGCGCCCATGCGCGCCACGCTGCAGCAGTTCGTGATGCCCCGCGTTCCCCTGCGCCGCTTCGCCCAGCCCGACGAAGTCGCCGAGGTCATCGAGTTCCTCGCCACCTGCAAGACGCCCTACCTGACGGGGGCAGCCATCCCCATCGATGGGGGCCTGCATGTCGGCTGA
- a CDS encoding AMP-binding protein: MSAEPGAPDAVRKHDPAIPSDRPAPAGALNTARAHGPGSPLPAVAPPVAAWLPEPSLTFPEAFSLRVARTPDQPVLQVVSFAGREPQARPFSYAALAKGVHQAAALLARAGVGPGDVVLLCVSRADAFFSFLLATQVLGAIPAPLPSMADLQLQSYQSRLRSVARDARPRALVVDDARARQAVAGALEDVAPALVELAELDGESVPLERPLDWRCRPDGVAFLQYTSGSTGEPKGVVVRHDNLVANLRAIIEGGRMDGRDAVYSWLPVFHDMGLVAGLLLGVYLGIPAYVAPLKSFVYRPDSWLRAIHRFRATFSPAPNFAYHLLAHRIPESALRELDLSSWRLAFDGAEPIDPLTAEAFIRRFEPAGFRATSFRPAYGLAEATLAVSFAPPDAPLRCDSVEREALTARGEARPVERGTADSTTFISVGRAVPGHHVRILSTGDGRELPERHLGEVAVSGPSVTPGYFHELREGGVPRAELRTGDLGYLAEGELFIVDRLKDLLVVGGRKHAPADVERVVGALVGVRAGAVVAFSVRGSEGTEEVVLAVTPEAGAELSALEVTVQRAAQEHFGFPPRVVFVKPGALPKTSSGKHQRSACRAKYLDETLQRFKREPAQE; the protein is encoded by the coding sequence ATGTCGGCTGAGCCGGGTGCGCCGGATGCGGTGAGGAAGCACGACCCGGCAATCCCCTCGGACCGCCCTGCTCCGGCGGGCGCGTTGAACACGGCGAGGGCTCACGGCCCGGGCAGCCCCCTTCCGGCCGTTGCGCCTCCTGTCGCGGCGTGGCTGCCCGAGCCGTCGCTCACCTTCCCGGAGGCGTTCTCGCTCCGCGTGGCGCGGACACCCGACCAGCCGGTGCTCCAGGTGGTGAGCTTCGCCGGACGAGAGCCGCAGGCGCGCCCCTTCAGCTACGCGGCACTCGCGAAGGGAGTCCACCAGGCCGCGGCCCTCCTGGCCCGCGCGGGAGTAGGGCCGGGGGACGTGGTGCTGCTGTGCGTGTCCCGAGCGGACGCGTTCTTCTCCTTCCTCCTCGCCACGCAGGTCCTGGGCGCCATCCCCGCGCCGCTGCCGTCCATGGCGGATTTACAGCTGCAGTCGTACCAGTCCCGCCTCCGCTCGGTGGCCCGTGACGCGAGGCCTCGCGCGCTGGTGGTGGACGACGCGCGGGCCCGGCAGGCGGTGGCTGGCGCGCTGGAGGACGTGGCGCCCGCCCTCGTGGAGTTGGCGGAGCTCGACGGCGAGTCCGTGCCGCTGGAGCGGCCCCTGGACTGGCGCTGCCGTCCGGACGGCGTGGCCTTCCTCCAGTACACGTCAGGCAGCACGGGCGAGCCCAAGGGCGTGGTGGTGCGGCACGACAACCTCGTCGCCAACCTCCGGGCCATCATCGAAGGCGGACGGATGGACGGGCGCGACGCCGTCTACTCGTGGCTGCCCGTGTTCCACGACATGGGACTGGTGGCCGGGCTGCTGCTGGGCGTGTACCTGGGCATCCCCGCCTACGTCGCCCCGCTGAAGAGCTTCGTCTACCGCCCGGACTCGTGGCTGCGAGCCATCCACCGCTTCCGGGCCACGTTCAGCCCCGCGCCCAACTTCGCCTATCACCTGCTCGCGCACCGCATCCCCGAGAGCGCGCTGCGGGAGCTGGACCTGTCGTCCTGGCGGCTGGCCTTCGACGGGGCGGAGCCCATCGACCCGCTGACGGCCGAGGCCTTCATCCGCCGCTTCGAACCGGCGGGCTTCCGCGCCACCAGCTTCCGCCCTGCCTATGGCCTGGCCGAGGCCACGCTGGCCGTCTCCTTCGCGCCTCCGGACGCGCCCCTGCGCTGCGACAGCGTGGAGCGCGAAGCGCTCACGGCCCGGGGAGAGGCACGCCCGGTGGAGCGAGGCACGGCGGACAGCACCACCTTCATCAGCGTGGGCCGGGCCGTGCCCGGGCACCACGTGCGCATCCTCTCCACCGGGGACGGCCGCGAGCTGCCCGAGCGGCACCTGGGTGAGGTCGCGGTGTCGGGCCCGTCCGTGACACCCGGGTATTTCCATGAACTGCGCGAGGGCGGCGTGCCGCGCGCGGAGCTGCGCACCGGGGACCTGGGCTACCTCGCGGAGGGAGAGCTGTTCATCGTCGACCGGCTGAAGGATTTGCTAGTCGTGGGTGGGCGGAAACATGCGCCGGCCGACGTGGAGCGCGTGGTGGGGGCCCTGGTCGGCGTGCGCGCTGGCGCGGTGGTGGCCTTCAGCGTGCGCGGCTCGGAAGGCACGGAGGAGGTCGTCCTCGCCGTGACTCCGGAAGCGGGCGCGGAGCTCTCAGCGCTGGAGGTGACGGTGCAGCGGGCCGCGCAGGAGCACTTCGGGTTCCCGCCGCGGGTGGTGTTCGTGAAGCCCGGGGCGTTGCCGAAGACCTCCAGCGGCAAGCATCAGCGCTCCGCCTGCCGCGCAAAGTACCTGGACGAGACGCTCCAGCGATTCAAGCGGGAGCCGGCGCAGGAGTAA
- a CDS encoding NUDIX hydrolase: MDFPASTSLKALLARHVPTDEKERDDLERMRQYAATLEQPFSRSQATAHFTGSAVVVDPEGGRVVMLHHGKLKRWLQPGGHADAADGGEMEATALREAREETGCRVHVHPAAPRPLDVDIHTIPARRDELEHHHLDVRFLLVAENPEALMHDPAESTGVQWLSWDEALARADEAPMRRMLEKARRVAAAAR, translated from the coding sequence ATGGACTTCCCGGCTTCCACCTCCCTGAAGGCACTGCTCGCGCGCCATGTCCCCACGGACGAGAAGGAGCGCGATGACCTGGAGCGCATGCGCCAGTACGCCGCCACGCTGGAGCAGCCCTTCTCCCGCTCGCAGGCCACGGCCCACTTCACTGGCAGCGCGGTGGTGGTGGACCCGGAGGGTGGGCGCGTGGTGATGCTGCACCACGGGAAGCTGAAGCGCTGGCTGCAGCCAGGCGGGCATGCGGACGCGGCGGATGGCGGGGAGATGGAGGCCACGGCGCTGCGCGAGGCCCGCGAGGAGACGGGCTGCCGGGTGCATGTGCATCCCGCCGCTCCCCGGCCGCTGGACGTGGACATCCACACGATTCCCGCGCGCCGCGACGAGCTGGAGCATCACCACCTGGACGTGCGCTTCCTGCTGGTGGCGGAGAACCCGGAGGCGCTGATGCATGACCCGGCCGAGTCCACGGGCGTGCAGTGGCTGTCATGGGACGAGGCGCTGGCACGGGCGGATGAGGCTCCGATGCGGCGGATGCTGGAGAAGGCCCGGCGGGTGGCGGCGGCTGCTCGCTGA
- a CDS encoding sigma-54-dependent transcriptional regulator, with protein MARILVIDDHDTLREGMAVTLTRSGHTVAAVRSGADGLASYRKAPFDLVVTDLKMDGMDGIEVTKTLKSLDPAAVVMVVTAFGTIETAVRAMQEGAYDFITKPFPPEVLRAKVDKGLELATARRQVERLTARTAAHDADAALTHGNLVGDSEPMQRLVAQVRKVAASEATVLVRGESGTGKELVARMVHQMSPRDAGPFVVVHCAALAETLLESELFGHERGAFTGAVKRKLGRFELADGGTLFLDEIGEIPASVQTKLLRVLQEKEIQRVGGEETLKVNVRVVSATHRDLQAEVKAGRFREDLYYRLHIVPLTLPPLRERPEDIAVLARHFVAKHSQRVNRRVTGLDESALRALARHAWPGNVRELENVIEQALVFAEGEVLTEVDLPSHLTGGAPRMDAGLPVPHGDRPLPEILEDLERQLIARAYEKAGGVKTETARLLGIKTSALYYKLEKYGFLPKGTPPEEG; from the coding sequence ATGGCGCGCATCCTCGTCATCGACGACCACGACACCCTGCGCGAGGGCATGGCCGTCACCCTCACCCGCTCCGGGCACACCGTCGCCGCGGTGCGCAGCGGAGCGGACGGCCTCGCGTCGTACCGCAAGGCGCCCTTCGACCTCGTCGTCACCGACTTGAAGATGGACGGCATGGACGGCATCGAGGTGACGAAGACGCTCAAGTCACTCGACCCGGCCGCCGTCGTCATGGTGGTGACGGCCTTCGGCACCATTGAAACGGCCGTGCGCGCCATGCAGGAGGGCGCCTACGACTTCATCACCAAGCCCTTCCCCCCCGAGGTGCTGCGCGCCAAGGTGGACAAGGGGCTGGAGCTGGCCACCGCGCGCCGGCAGGTGGAGCGGCTCACCGCGCGCACCGCCGCGCACGACGCGGACGCGGCCCTCACCCACGGCAACCTCGTGGGCGACAGCGAGCCCATGCAGCGGCTCGTCGCGCAGGTGCGCAAGGTGGCCGCGAGCGAGGCCACCGTGCTGGTCCGCGGCGAGAGTGGCACCGGCAAGGAATTGGTCGCCCGCATGGTCCACCAGATGTCCCCGCGCGACGCCGGCCCCTTCGTCGTCGTCCACTGCGCGGCCCTGGCCGAGACGCTGCTGGAGAGCGAGCTGTTCGGCCACGAGCGCGGCGCCTTCACCGGCGCGGTGAAGCGCAAGCTGGGCCGCTTCGAGCTGGCCGACGGCGGCACCCTCTTCCTCGACGAGATTGGCGAGATTCCCGCCTCCGTCCAGACGAAGCTCCTGCGCGTCCTCCAGGAGAAGGAAATCCAGCGCGTGGGCGGCGAAGAGACGCTCAAGGTGAACGTGCGCGTGGTGAGCGCCACCCACCGTGACTTGCAGGCCGAGGTGAAGGCCGGCCGCTTCCGCGAAGACCTCTACTACCGGCTCCACATCGTCCCGCTGACACTGCCCCCGCTGCGCGAGCGGCCCGAGGACATCGCCGTGCTCGCCCGCCACTTCGTGGCCAAGCACTCCCAGCGGGTGAACCGGCGCGTGACGGGGCTGGACGAGAGCGCCCTGCGCGCCCTCGCCCGCCACGCCTGGCCCGGCAACGTGCGCGAGCTGGAGAACGTCATCGAGCAGGCCCTCGTCTTCGCCGAGGGCGAGGTGCTCACCGAGGTGGACCTGCCCTCGCACCTCACCGGCGGCGCGCCGCGCATGGACGCGGGCCTGCCCGTGCCCCATGGCGACCGCCCCCTGCCGGAGATCCTCGAGGACCTGGAGCGCCAGCTCATCGCCCGCGCCTACGAGAAGGCCGGCGGCGTGAAGACCGAGACGGCGCGCCTGCTCGGCATCAAGACGTCCGCGCTGTATTACAAGCTGGAGAAGTACGGCTTCCTCCCGAAAGGGACGCCCCCCGAGGAAGGTTGA
- a CDS encoding TetR family transcriptional regulator, translated as MNPRLPALLLCLLLAAPAWGASGLDTVRGRAQTARTEVRTLRGQQQALREELNGLAARIEALKAERQGRLTAGTELESALRRSQELSGSLTGLAQSVAAAEGESERSHLALHTALSEELSRLRTAWDGTTDRDQRAKLLESMRTVRAEREAVRAALPASRVPALDRAAPGGDDPEDLLEQADTLRDTEDKVRERLKALRGRITEVREERDLDRRMSDFLGEESMFDEQDRRLRLRVSGDRVQVDRSPRRGDESPTFYEGDSAAQPPPATGVPGGGQVGENPGTTPLDDGPRTSPARASDRRPLVESVRAQALAAGGPVDLAALEAEAAKLEALARELGGRASTLERRAQELEKR; from the coding sequence ATGAACCCCCGCCTCCCCGCCCTCCTGCTGTGCCTGCTGCTTGCCGCGCCCGCCTGGGGCGCGTCCGGGCTGGACACGGTGCGCGGGCGGGCCCAGACGGCGCGCACGGAGGTGCGCACCCTGCGCGGCCAGCAGCAGGCGCTGCGCGAGGAGCTGAACGGGCTGGCGGCGCGAATCGAGGCGCTGAAGGCGGAGCGCCAGGGACGGCTGACGGCGGGGACGGAGCTGGAGTCGGCGCTGCGCCGCTCGCAGGAGCTGAGCGGCTCGCTCACCGGGCTGGCGCAGTCGGTGGCGGCGGCGGAGGGCGAGTCGGAGCGGTCGCACCTGGCGCTGCACACCGCGCTCTCGGAGGAGCTGTCGCGGCTGCGCACGGCGTGGGACGGGACGACGGACCGGGACCAGCGCGCGAAGCTGCTGGAGTCCATGCGCACCGTGCGCGCCGAGCGGGAGGCCGTCCGCGCGGCGCTGCCGGCCTCGCGGGTGCCGGCCCTGGACCGGGCAGCCCCCGGTGGGGACGACCCCGAGGACCTGCTGGAGCAGGCGGACACCCTGCGCGACACCGAGGACAAGGTCCGCGAGCGGCTGAAGGCCCTGCGCGGGCGCATCACCGAGGTGCGCGAGGAGCGGGACCTGGACCGGCGGATGAGCGACTTCCTCGGCGAGGAGTCCATGTTCGACGAGCAGGACCGCCGGCTCCGCCTGCGGGTGAGCGGAGACCGTGTGCAGGTGGACCGCAGCCCGCGCCGGGGAGACGAAAGCCCCACCTTCTATGAAGGCGACTCGGCCGCGCAGCCACCGCCGGCGACCGGCGTTCCCGGGGGCGGACAGGTGGGCGAGAACCCGGGCACCACGCCGCTCGATGACGGCCCCCGCACCAGCCCGGCCCGCGCGAGCGACCGCCGGCCGCTGGTGGAGTCGGTGCGCGCCCAGGCGCTGGCCGCGGGAGGCCCGGTGGACCTGGCTGCCCTGGAGGCCGAGGCGGCGAAGCTGGAGGCCCTGGCCCGCGAGCTGGGCGGCCGCGCCTCCACGCTGGAGCGCCGTGCCCAGGAGCTCGAGAAGCGCTGA
- a CDS encoding tetratricopeptide repeat protein: protein MSDARLEQFKKMVASFPDSPMSHFSLGKLYLERRQYAEAAQALESAVRLDPGYAAAMVALGDAWVGAGETEKAREVLGRAKEHALSQGHPGLAEEIDERIADLG, encoded by the coding sequence ATGAGCGACGCCCGGCTGGAGCAGTTCAAGAAGATGGTGGCCAGTTTTCCCGACTCCCCCATGAGCCACTTCTCCCTGGGGAAGCTGTACCTGGAGCGCCGGCAGTACGCCGAGGCCGCCCAGGCCCTGGAGTCCGCCGTCCGGCTGGACCCGGGCTATGCCGCCGCCATGGTGGCCCTGGGGGACGCCTGGGTCGGGGCCGGGGAGACCGAGAAGGCCCGTGAGGTGCTCGGCCGGGCGAAGGAGCACGCCCTGTCCCAGGGACACCCCGGCCTCGCCGAGGAAATCGACGAGCGCATCGCCGACCTGGGTTGA
- the rsfS gene encoding ribosome silencing factor, with the protein MATKKKSTKTMGGRTPARKKTAGKKAPTGKGKAPARKAPARKKATLKPPARKKAKLPAALAQKAGPAENPAAKALAHRIAQLLLDKKAEDVVILDVRGMTSYADYFVIASAESDRQVSAMAENVQVQLKTGEEVQRPIGTEGLETGQWVLLDYGEVVAHLFLTDLRAHYDLEGLWADAAREKVA; encoded by the coding sequence ATGGCTACGAAGAAGAAGAGCACGAAAACGATGGGCGGCCGGACCCCGGCGCGCAAGAAGACGGCGGGCAAGAAGGCTCCGACGGGCAAGGGCAAGGCCCCGGCGCGCAAGGCCCCGGCGCGCAAGAAGGCGACGCTCAAGCCTCCGGCACGCAAGAAGGCGAAGCTGCCTGCCGCACTGGCCCAGAAGGCGGGCCCGGCGGAGAACCCCGCGGCGAAGGCGCTGGCGCACCGGATTGCCCAGCTCCTCCTCGACAAGAAGGCCGAGGACGTCGTCATCCTCGACGTGCGCGGGATGACGTCCTACGCGGACTACTTCGTCATTGCCTCCGCCGAGAGCGACCGGCAGGTGAGCGCCATGGCGGAGAACGTCCAGGTGCAGCTCAAGACGGGCGAAGAAGTCCAGCGCCCCATCGGCACCGAGGGCCTGGAGACGGGCCAGTGGGTGCTGCTCGACTACGGCGAGGTGGTGGCGCACCTGTTCCTCACGGACCTGCGCGCGCACTATGACCTCGAGGGCCTCTGGGCCGACGCGGCGCGGGAGAAGGTGGCCTGA
- a CDS encoding 23S rRNA (pseudouridine(1915)-N(3))-methyltransferase RlmH: MKLRLLSIGKDRSGLYEPAVQEYAKRLGHYTRFELVELSEASGKKLKPGDAKAAEADAILAKRKPQDWLVALDERGSLLDSVELSRYVAKAQTGAKDLLFIIGGDEGLDAKVRDAANLTLSLSKMTLPHRLARVVLIEQLYRAFTILKGEPYHK, translated from the coding sequence CTGAAACTCAGGCTCCTCTCCATCGGCAAGGACCGCTCGGGCCTGTATGAGCCCGCGGTCCAGGAGTACGCCAAACGGCTGGGCCACTACACCCGCTTCGAGTTGGTGGAGCTGTCCGAGGCCAGCGGCAAGAAGCTCAAGCCGGGCGATGCGAAGGCCGCGGAGGCCGACGCGATTCTCGCGAAGCGCAAGCCCCAGGACTGGCTGGTGGCGCTGGACGAGCGCGGCTCGCTGCTCGACTCGGTGGAGCTGAGCCGCTACGTCGCGAAGGCGCAGACGGGTGCGAAGGATTTGCTCTTCATCATCGGCGGGGATGAGGGGCTGGATGCGAAGGTGCGCGACGCGGCGAACCTCACGCTGTCCCTGTCGAAGATGACGCTGCCGCACCGGCTGGCGCGGGTGGTGCTCATCGAGCAGCTCTACCGCGCCTTCACCATCCTCAAGGGCGAGCCCTACCACAAGTAG